A segment of the bacterium genome:
ATGCGTCTGCTTCTGCCGAGTCTGACGGAAGGAAGCACACCGGACTCGATTAGTCGGTAGAGCTTGCTCCGGCTGATCCCGAGAAACTTCGCCGCCTGAGAAACTCGTTCAAGCCCGTCGCCAATCAGTTCATATCGTTCTGTGTCGTTCA
Coding sequences within it:
- a CDS encoding excisionase family DNA-binding protein — encoded protein: MNDTERYELIGDGLERVSQAAKFLGISRSKLYRLIESGVLPSVRLGRSRR